One genomic region from Campylobacter concisus encodes:
- a CDS encoding malic enzyme-like NAD(P)-binding protein gives MTHVTKEEALNYHIGGKIEIKVKTPCETSRDLSMAYTPGVAEPCKEIEADNELAYKYTNKANLVAVITDGTAVLGLGDIGAIAGKPVMEGKSVLFKKFADVDAFDIELDEHDPDKIVEICKALAPTFGGINLEDIRAPKCFEIERKLQEAVDIPVMHDDQHGTAMITSAGMINAMEISGKDISKIKIVVSGAGAAGIACAKMYKALGAKHIVMIDSKGVIHSKRTDLTPEKVEFALETEDRTLADAMRGADMFLGLSKPGVLTKEMVASMNKEPIIFALANPVPEIYPEDVEAVRSDVMMGTGRSDYPNQVNNVLGFPFIFRGALDVRAKKITENMKMAAARALAQLAKEPVPAEVLKASGVSELKFGKEYIIPKPFDKRVLTAVAPAVAKAAVEDGVARVKDFDVEAYRAKLAKGF, from the coding sequence ATGACACATGTAACTAAAGAAGAAGCACTAAACTACCACATAGGCGGTAAGATCGAGATAAAGGTAAAGACGCCTTGCGAGACATCAAGAGACCTTTCAATGGCCTATACGCCTGGCGTTGCAGAGCCTTGCAAAGAGATAGAAGCTGACAATGAACTAGCTTATAAATATACAAATAAAGCAAATCTAGTAGCCGTTATCACCGATGGCACGGCTGTTCTTGGACTTGGCGACATCGGCGCTATCGCTGGTAAGCCAGTTATGGAAGGAAAGTCAGTTTTATTTAAAAAATTTGCAGATGTTGATGCCTTTGACATCGAGCTAGACGAGCATGATCCAGATAAGATCGTTGAGATTTGCAAGGCTCTTGCTCCGACATTTGGCGGTATAAATTTAGAAGATATCCGTGCTCCAAAATGCTTTGAGATCGAGCGAAAGCTTCAAGAAGCAGTCGATATCCCGGTCATGCACGACGATCAGCACGGCACAGCGATGATAACAAGCGCTGGCATGATAAACGCGATGGAAATTTCTGGCAAAGATATCTCAAAGATAAAGATCGTAGTTAGCGGCGCAGGTGCAGCTGGCATTGCATGCGCGAAGATGTATAAAGCGCTTGGTGCAAAACATATCGTTATGATAGATAGTAAAGGCGTCATTCACTCAAAAAGAACAGACCTAACGCCTGAAAAGGTAGAGTTCGCGCTTGAAACTGAGGATAGAACTTTGGCTGATGCGATGAGGGGTGCTGATATGTTTTTAGGCCTTTCTAAGCCTGGTGTGCTTACAAAAGAGATGGTTGCTTCAATGAATAAAGAGCCTATCATCTTTGCTTTGGCAAACCCAGTGCCTGAAATTTATCCAGAGGACGTTGAGGCTGTAAGAAGTGACGTAATGATGGGTACAGGCAGAAGCGACTATCCTAACCAAGTAAATAACGTGCTAGGTTTCCCTTTTATCTTTAGAGGTGCGCTTGACGTTAGAGCTAAAAAGATCACTGAAAATATGAAAATGGCTGCAGCTAGAGCACTTGCACAACTTGCAAAAGAGCCAGTGCCAGCTGAGGTTTTAAAGGCAAGTGGCGTTAGCGAGCTAAAATTTGGTAAAGAGTACATCATCCCAAAACCATTTGATAAACGTGTGCTAACAGCGGTTGCTCCAGCAGTTGCAAAAGCTGCAGTTGAAGATGGCGTAGCGAGAGTAAAAGATTTTGATGTTGAGGCTTATAGAGCCAAACTTGCAAAAGGATTTTAA